TTGTCCAGCGTGTCGTTGATGAAGCCGCGGAAGTCCGCGTCCTCCTTCTTCACACCGATGCCGTACGGCTCCTTGGTGAAGTTGCTGCCGGCCAGCTTGAAGGAGGCCTCGTCCTTGGCGATGTAGCCGAGCAGGATCACGTTGTCCGTGGTCACGGCGTCGACCTGGCCGCTCTTGAGGGCGTCGCGGCACTTGTCGTAGGTGTCGAAGGGCACCAGCTGGGTGGCGACGTCCTTGACGTACTTCTTGATCTCCTCGAACGGCGTCGAGCCGGTGACCGAGCAGACCTTCTTGGTGCCGTCCTTGAACGAGTCCGGACCGGTGATGGTGGTGTCGTCCTTCTTCACCATGATGTTCTGGCCGGCCTCGTAGTACGGGCCTGCGAAGGCGATCCGCTCCTTGCGCTTGTCGTTGATCGTGTAGGTCGCGGCGACCAGGTCGACAGTGCCGTTGACGATCACGTCTTCGCGGACCTTCGAGGGGGCCTCGACCCACTCGATCTTGTCCTCGGGGATGCCGAGCTCCTTGACGATGATCTTGGCGATCTCGACGTCGAAGCCCTCCGGCTTGCCGGACAGGCCCTTCAGGCCGAAGCCGGGCTGGTCGAAC
This portion of the Micromonospora zamorensis genome encodes:
- a CDS encoding glutamate ABC transporter substrate-binding protein, with the protein product MRIKRVAAVAAVAALALGLTACGGDDDGGDTGAGSKSFAAGSTMEKLNKAQKIKVGTKFDQPGFGLKGLSGKPEGFDVEIAKIIVKELGIPEDKIEWVEAPSKVREDVIVNGTVDLVAATYTINDKRKERIAFAGPYYEAGQNIMVKKDDTTITGPDSFKDGTKKVCSVTGSTPFEEIKKYVKDVATQLVPFDTYDKCRDALKSGQVDAVTTDNVILLGYIAKDEASFKLAGSNFTKEPYGIGVKKEDADFRGFINDTLDKAVADGSWKKAWDDTAGKFGAELGSAPTINRY